The DNA region TTACTTAAAGCTATATGGATATTATTAGAACTTACCAGCAACGACAGAATCATGCTTAATTGTACGACGCACAATCATAATAGCGTCATGTAGTGAGCGTTCGGTTTCCTCAAGGAATTGTTCGGCGCCTCCACGCAAAATCAATGTGCATGTTTTGGCATTTGGGCAACCTTTTGaatgcaaaagaaaacattgtcgataatttaaaaaaaaatatatataataaattttgtgtcaCCTTGGAAAAAGTTGAAACGTTCTCCACCAATTTGACGTTCCTCAAAATATTCACAATGACCCAATACAGAAGCGTTTATATCGTTGGCAGTGGTCATAACAGCGCCGCCGCAAGCCTTCATTGTACGCTTCAAATCTTCTTCAGGTACACGACCTGCACAGAACATGTCACGATCTGCGAAATACTGTGTAGCAACGTCACCAATTGGTAATTTGGACAATACAACATTAGCACCAGATGCGTGAATTTTGtcaagttttttgtataaaatttgccACTCGGCGTCAACGACTTTCTGGTACTCTTTAACATTATCCACCCTCACTTCGGCATTATCGCGTTCGGCTTTTAGTTCCAATTCTATGTTCAATAGAGCtatgttgcaatttttatatgatttcGGTGCCATTTCGAAACCAGCATAAGAGAATGTCTTTTTAAAAGCAACACCAGCTACAAGTTCGGATTCCTCTAATGATCCACCAGATACCTTTTTGATGCCAATCATATTCAAGGGTAACAACTCATCCAAGGAGAGTACGGTGTCTACCACCATTTTGGAGAAGAAATCCTTCTGCTGGTGAATTAGTTTTGAAGACATAGCTGTGGCAGCGCACTTTTCTAATAACGCACGTTGCTGCTCCTTTGATTGAGCCTCAACATGTACAGCCATCTCATTGATCTTGGTCATGCACAATTGGAGCGCCTTACGAATAGCTTTAATAATGATACGAGCATGCACACCTTCTTCAACAAACGGTTTAACTTGCTTCAAAATTTCACCTGCCAAAAGCACAACTGATGTGGTACCATCACCAacctataaatataaatacggTTAATCccaagttatttaaaaaatgataatattCCTACTTCAGCATCTTGTGATTTCGCTATGTCGACAAGTGTTTTAGCCGCAGGATGCACAATGTCCAAAAGCTTCATTATTGTAGCACCATCGTTTGAAATTGTCGCCTTCCCCGAAGCGTCAACAATTAGCTTGTCCATGCCGCGCGGTCCCAATGTGGTGCGCACAGCGTCCACGATGGATTGACAAGCATTGATGTTGGATATGAGTTGCGGTCTGCCCTGAGAGGTGTCAGTACCTTCTTTTAAAAGTACAATTTGTGGTtgctgcaaaaattaaaaaaatgttaatataaaagaaaatcagCTGCAtgaatcaaatatttttcaggGTGTTGTCATCGAGCACGCCGCATTACACCAATACTAGAGCACACACAGCTGTCTCTAAATAGTGCATGCGAGAAGATTCTTTGAAGGTTATGTTAAGTAGATGTGTATTTACatgttttaattattgtaaGTAATGTGAGCatttaaaaactgtaaaatattccACATTATCAAacgaaatgttaaaaaaaatattttaaacaaaagcgTCATGTGCTTGAATGCCTGATCTTCTAAGTgacaaaaatgaa from Bactrocera tryoni isolate S06 unplaced genomic scaffold, CSIRO_BtryS06_freeze2 scaffold_105, whole genome shotgun sequence includes:
- the LOC120779416 gene encoding T-complex protein 1 subunit eta; its protein translation is MQPQIVLLKEGTDTSQGRPQLISNINACQSIVDAVRTTLGPRGMDKLIVDASGKATISNDGATIMKLLDIVHPAAKTLVDIAKSQDAEVGDGTTSVVLLAGEILKQVKPFVEEGVHARIIIKAIRKALQLCMTKINEMAVHVEAQSKEQQRALLEKCAATAMSSKLIHQQKDFFSKMVVDTVLSLDELLPLNMIGIKKVSGGSLEESELVAGVAFKKTFSYAGFEMAPKSYKNCNIALLNIELELKAERDNAEVRVDNVKEYQKVVDAEWQILYKKLDKIHASGANVVLSKLPIGDVATQYFADRDMFCAGRVPEEDLKRTMKACGGAVMTTANDINASVLGHCEYFEERQIGGERFNFFQGCPNAKTCTLILRGGAEQFLEETERSLHDAIMIVRRTIKHDSVVA